From Triticum aestivum cultivar Chinese Spring chromosome 4A, IWGSC CS RefSeq v2.1, whole genome shotgun sequence, a single genomic window includes:
- the LOC123087323 gene encoding BTB/POZ domain and ankyrin repeat-containing protein NPR3: METSTVTYSSSSPPPSSSPPQQAEQAADLDAVSLGRLSANLERLLDPAFLSCADANVVLAAGGDDAAAVVGVHRCILAARSSFFLDHFSNKLADPAAAGEKEKEKERPRLELADLVPGGRHIGRDALVAVLGYLYTGRLKPPPRDSAVCVDERCPHEACRPAIDFVVESTYAASGFQISELVSLFQRRLSDFVNIALVEDIVPIVHVASTCQLHELLSQCIQRVAGSSVDSRYLEKELPDDAFAKVKEFRRYSLHDDSDEFILDPEHAKKVRNIHKALDCDDVDLVGLLLQESAITLDDALAIHYAAAYCEPKVLALLLKLDPAGDCVNVNLKNDSGYTPLHLACMRREPQILLSLIEKGASVVERTQDGRDALTICKRLTTEKDCNKKLEKCKERSKAYLCIDILEQEIKRKSFIFEELLSAEVSVATPLLVDNFHMRLINLENRVAFARIFFPSEAKLVMRIAQADSTEEFAGLTSANFSKLKEVDLNETPTMQNKRLRERLDALTKTVELGRKYFPHCSDVLDKFLMEESTDLHFLESGSAEDQYTRRTRFSELKEDVRKAFSKDKAVAAIASSTSSSSPRGDGKVSRHGHKKARLSR; encoded by the exons ATGGAGACGTCGACCGTCAcctactcctcctcctcgccgcccccttcctcctcgccgccgcaGCAGGCCGAGCAGGCCGCCGACCTCGACGCCGTCAGCCTCGGCCGCCTCAGCGCCAACCTCGAGCGCCTGCTCGACCCGGCCTTCCTCAGCTGCGCGGACGCCAACGTCGTCCTAGCGGCCGGGGGagacgacgccgccgccgtcgtcggcgtccaCCGCTGCATCCTCGCCGCCAGGAGCAGCTTCTTCCTCGACCACTTCTCCAATAagctcgccgaccccgccgccgccggcgagaaggagaaggagaaggagaggccGCGGCTGGAGCTCGCGGACCTGGTCCCGGGCGGGCGCCACATCGGCCGCGACGCCCTCGTCGCCGTTCTCGGGTACCTGTACACGGGCCGCCTGAAGCCGCCGCCGCGGGACTCCGCGGTGTGCGTCGACGAGCGCTGCCCGCACGAGGCCTGCCGCCCGGCGATAGACTTCGTGGTCGAGTCCACCTACGCCGCCTCCGGCTTCCAGATCTCCGAGCTCGTCTCGCTCTTCCAG CGTCGGCTGTCAGACTTTGTGAACATAGCTCTGGTGGAGGACATAGTGCCCATCGTTCACGTTGCGTCCACCTGCCAGCTCCATGAGCTGCTCAGCCAGTGCATCCAGCGGGTGGCAGGATCCAGCGTCGACAGCCGGTACCTCGAGAAGGAGCTCCCAGACGATGCATTTGCCAAGGTGAAGGAGTTCCGGCGATACTCGCTGCACGACGATTCAGACGAGTTCATTCTGGACCCCGAGCATGCCAAGAAGGTCAGGAACATCCACAAGGCCCTGGACTGCGACGATGTGGACCTAGTTGGCTTGCTACTACAAGAGTCTGCGATCACCTTGGATGATGCATTGGCAATACACTATGCCGCTGCATATTGTGAGCCTAAAGTGTTGGCTTTGCTCTTGAAGCTGGACCCTGCTGGTGACTGTGTTAATGTGAATCTGAAGAATGATAGTGGGTACACACCGCTGCATTTGGCGTGCATGAGGCGAGAGCCGCAGATCCTTCTCTCTCTTATCGAGAAGGGCGCGTCCGTGGTGGAGAGGACGCAGGATGGGCGCGACGCGCTTACCATCTGCAAGAGACTGACAACAGAGAAAGACTGCAACAAGAAGCTGGAGAAATGTAAGGAGAGAAGCAAGGCTTACTTGTGCATTGACATCCTTGAGCAGGAGATCAAGAGGAAATCCTTCATCTTCGAGGAGCTCCTTTCGGCGGAAGTTTCGGTTGCCACACCTTTGCTGGTAGACAATTTCCACATGAGGCTCATAAACTTGGAAAACAGAG TTGCCTTTGCAAGAATATTCTTCCCTTCCGAAGCCAAGCTTGTGATGCGCATTGCACAAGCCGACTCAACCGAAGAGTTTGCCGGTCTCACGTCAGCTAATTTCAGTAAACTGAAGGAGGTTGACCTAAATGAGACCCCTACAATGCAGAACAAGAGACTGCGTGAACGCCTTGATGCATTGACAAAGACAG TTGAGCTAGGGCGAAAGTACTTCCCGCATTGTTCGGATGTTCTCGACAAGTTCCTCATGGAAGAATCCACAGATCTGCACTTCCTGGAAAGCGGCAGTGCCGAGGACCAGTACACCAGGAGGACGCGCTTCTCTGAGCTCAAAGAGGATGTGAGGAAGGCCTTCAGCAAAGACAAGGCTGTTGCAGCCATAGCCTCATCgacgtcctcgtcttcaccgagaGGTGATGGAAAGGTTAGTAGACATGGTCACAAGAAGGCGAGGCTGTCGCGGTGA